In Arthrobacter citreus, a single genomic region encodes these proteins:
- a CDS encoding antibiotic biosynthesis monooxygenase, which yields MIMTTNTIKVVKGHADEVIERFRVSKGIHKFPGFVRMQVLKTMDVKEYDEIRVCTTWESMENFHNWVNSDSFRGAHAKRTEQQASKENSIMLGSQLTCYEIQVEHLPEEYN from the coding sequence ATGATTATGACAACGAATACAATTAAAGTTGTAAAAGGTCATGCTGACGAAGTAATTGAACGATTTAGAGTTTCTAAAGGGATACATAAATTTCCAGGTTTTGTTAGAATGCAAGTTTTAAAAACAATGGATGTAAAGGAATATGATGAAATTAGAGTATGTACAACATGGGAGTCAATGGAGAACTTTCATAACTGGGTAAATTCTGATTCATTCCGTGGAGCCCATGCAAAACGCACTGAGCAACAGGCTTCTAAAGAGAATAGCATTATGTTAGGCTCACAGCTGACTTGCTATGAAATTCAAGTTGAGCATTTACCAGAAGAATATAATTAA
- a CDS encoding ABC transporter ATP-binding protein yields MLLTKDISFAHSETFSLKDINVEITKGEIVSLIGPNGSGKSTMLRIISNLLKPNEGAVLLDGNEIKNLSRQAIAKKLTMLPQIQNSELDLTIRELVSFGRNPHKGWFQKLDDEDEKIIDWALEVTNLQSFEFRFLQSLSGGERQRAWIAMAIAQRPSVLLLDEPTTFLDIAHQLEVMELVQMLNDRFGMTVIMVLHDINQAASYSDRLIVMKNGQIKYDGNSESVICKQMFHDIFEIDVEIYSNGNRPFFTPKRNISKTNEYEKVRFVKS; encoded by the coding sequence CGAAACTTTTTCACTAAAAGATATTAATGTGGAAATTACTAAAGGAGAAATTGTTAGTCTAATTGGACCAAATGGATCAGGTAAGTCGACAATGCTAAGAATTATTTCAAATCTCTTAAAGCCTAATGAGGGTGCTGTATTATTAGATGGAAATGAAATAAAGAATCTAAGTAGGCAGGCAATCGCAAAAAAATTAACGATGCTTCCACAAATTCAAAACAGTGAACTTGATCTAACAATTAGAGAACTTGTTTCCTTTGGCAGAAATCCACATAAAGGCTGGTTTCAAAAGTTAGATGATGAAGACGAAAAAATCATCGATTGGGCGCTAGAAGTTACCAACTTACAGTCATTTGAGTTTCGATTTTTACAATCACTCTCTGGTGGAGAAAGACAAAGAGCCTGGATTGCAATGGCAATAGCACAACGCCCAAGTGTACTTTTATTAGATGAACCAACAACTTTTTTAGATATTGCTCATCAATTGGAAGTTATGGAATTAGTTCAAATGCTAAATGATCGATTTGGTATGACAGTTATAATGGTTCTTCATGATATTAACCAAGCTGCTAGTTATAGCGATCGGTTAATAGTAATGAAAAATGGGCAAATCAAATACGATGGAAATTCGGAAAGTGTTATTTGTAAACAAATGTTTCATGACATATTTGAAATAGATGTAGAAATATACAGTAACGGTAACCGACCGTTTTTTACACCAAAAAGAAATATAAGTAAGACGAATGAATATGAGAAAGTACGTTTTGTAAAAAGCTGA